From the genome of Paracholeplasma manati:
ACTGCACCGAAACGCACCGTCGATAATGACATTTATCGCTTAGAAACCGAAATAAAACAATTGCTTCAAACGATGGATCAAGCGCTAGATTTGATGTATCACCAAAAGGTTCAAGACATCCCGATTTATCAGCTCTATGAACGATTCATTAAGGATAAAGATGTCCATCCAGCGTTATCACCCAAACATGTGACTCAAGCGTTCACCAAAGCCTTTGGTGGCTTGGATTTCACCGTCATCAAAGCCCTTGAACTGGCTTTTCAAAAAGACAGTCATCTTAAAAACTACCTCGACTATGAGACCATTTTACAAACCTATCCAATGGTTAGAACGTTTGAAAAAGCCATCTCTAGAAGCAGTATCGCAGAATACACTGTTTTTCATGACGCTTTTACAACCACCCATCAACACTACACCCAATCGGGTTTCTTCAAGAAACGAAAAATCCTTAAAACCTTCCAACAAGCGGAGGGTGCTAAACTGTTGTATCTGACCAAGAAAAAGAAGACCTCGATCCAGTACATTGAAACCATCTTTAAACACCCAGATTTAGAAACCTATCTATTCGAACACATCAAAGAATTGAATAAACTTGAAACCAAACATGACCATTTATCGAAAAACGAACAAAAGTATTTGGATATGTTGATTCATGACCCATTATTCAAAGGAATATCAGACATCCATAAGTATCGTAGCTATCTTTTTGATGCGCTATATACAGGCTTCTTAGAAATCTTCAAAGCGAAAAATGCGAAATACTTATACATCATTGAGGAGTACCATCAAAAACAAGCCTTACTGAATGCGAGAATGGCCGATAAACGGGCTTTGTCGATTGAATCCTTTGAAATGGAACTCTATAAACATGCCTTGGACTTATCCAACACCAAGCGGGTGATGGAAATCAAACGCGTGATGGAATTAGAACACAAACCAAGCTTAAAAGCATTCATTTCAACCTATCAAGTTGAACTCTTAAACCACATCAAAGTGTGGATGATGACACCAGAATTGGTGTCTGCCCTCATCCCACTACAATATGGGTTATTTGATTTGGTCATTTTTGATGAAGCCTCTCAAATGTATGTTGAAAAAGGCATCCCAGCGATTTATCGTGCGAAAAAAGTCGTGATTGCGGGAGACCCAAAACAACTTAGACCTAGCGCTTTAGGGTTTGGTCGTATTTCCGACGACGATGAACTCTATGAACAAGAAGTGTATAAGGATATTAGACTGGATGCGAAAAGCTTACTCGATTTAGCTCGATACAAATACCAAGAAACGATCCTCAATTACCATTATCGTTCGAATTATGAAGAACTCATCGCTTTCTCAAACCATGCTTTTTACGACGGTAAACTCCTGGTGTCGCCAAACGCGAACCCATCGATTTTACCACCAATTGAATACCATTATATCAAAGATGGTTTATTCGAAAAGAGACAAAATCTAACCGAAGCGAAAGCGGTTGTTCAACTGTTAAAGAAGATATTTAAAGAAAGACAAAAAAACGAAACCATCGGTGTCATCACGTTTAACAGTGCGCAGCGCGACGCTATATTGGATTTGATTGACCAAGAACTCTTCAAACAGGGGGTCTATCAATCTTACTTTGAAAAGGAACTCTTTAGAAAAGAAGACAATGAAGATCAAAGCTTGTTTGTTAAGAACATTGAAAACGTTCAAGGGGATGAACGAGACATCATCATTTTCTCGATGGGATATGCGAAAAATAGCCAAGGCGTGGTGGAAAGACGGTTTGGCTGGTTGAACCACGAAGGTGGACAAAACCGACTCAATGTCGCGATCACCAGAGCCAAACAAAAGATTCATTTCGTGTCTTCGTTGATGCCGGAAGAATTCAAAGTCGAAGATTTATCTGGTTTAGGTCCAAGATACTTGAAATCCTTCATGCGTTATTGTTACGCCATCTCGAAAAAGGATTCAGAGATTGCGAAACAAGTCCTCAGTGAATTACACGCGTTAGAAACCAAAACAATACCGTTAAACAAACTTGAACAAGATATTTATGACAAATTGACCAAAGCAGGATTCACGGTTGAACCGAAAGTGGGTATCGGTAATTATAAAGTGGATTTAGCCATCAAAGACCCAAATACAGCTAACTATGTGCTTGGTATCTTATGTGCCATCCAAAGAGAAGATGTCAATTCCAGACGTGACCTCATCCACCAAGAACGATTCTTAATGGCCCGTGGTTGGACCCCTTATCGTATTTTTGAAGCGAATTGGTATAACCACCCACAAACCATCATCAAGGACATCAAAGAACAGTTGAAAGCGAAAGGAAGTGCCCTCTAATGGACTTACAACAAGCCTATACCGACATGGAAACACTCGTGCTAAGCATGAAATCCGTGGTCTTATCCACCATCGATGACGGAGGCAACCCCTATACATCCTGCGCCCCATTTGGGATGTTTGATGGAGACTACTATATCATCATCTCGAATATGGCGAAACACACCAAATACTTAAGACAACGTCCTATTGCAGGGTTGTTATGGATTGAAGATGAATCCAAAGCCCAAAGTGTCTTTTTCCGAAAAAGATTGTATCTAGAAACAGCGATTACCTTAGACATCACCAATCATGATGTGATCAGTATGATGACAGAACGCCTTGGTGACGCGGTGAAGTCCTTTTTATCGATGGATTTTACAATCGTAAAATGCACACCCATTCAAGGCCAATTGGTCTTAGGGGCAGGCAGTGCATTTGAGGTGAATGGTAAAGCACTAGAACCCATTCGTGGGGCTGGACATCGACCATCCAAATCTTAATTAGTTCAAAGAAAGATGATATCTGCCCAGATGTCATCTTTTTCTTCGGTTTTATTTGACAAAACGAGGGATATCGTTTAAACTTGATAAGGCTATCAAGTGTTTATTATAAATAATAAAGGAGTACCCTATGATTACTGTATCGAATCTATCTTTAGTCTTCCCAGATAAAAAACTGTTTGAAGACGTCAATATCAAATTTACTGCAGGCAACTGTTATGGTGTGATCGGCGCGAATGGCGCTGGTAAATCCACCTTTTTAAAAATCTTATCCGGTGAAAAAGAGTCAACCAAAGGCGATGTCATCATCGAAAAAAACAAACGTCTCGCCACGTTAAAACAAAATCAAAATGCCTATGACCACTTAACGGTTATGGAAACGGTCATCATGGGTCATAAAGAACTCTATGACATCATGAAACAAAAAGAAGTCTTGTATGCGAAAGTCGATTTCACTGAAGCGGAAGGGTTTTTACTCGCCGACTTAGAAGTGAGATTCGCTGAACTCGATGGTTGGAACGCCGAAGTCGAAGTTGAAAAGCTTTTAAATGGGTTAAATGTCCCACAAGAAGACTTTTATAAACCCATGGCTGATGTTTTGCCAAAGCACAAGGTGAAGGTCTTGTTGGCTCAAGCCCTCTTTGGTAACCCAGACATCTTATTGTTAGATGAGCCAACCAACCACCTAGACTTCGAAGCCATCCACTGGCTTGAAGAATTCTTAATCAATTATGAAAATACCGTCATCACTGTATCCCACGACAGACATTTCTTAAACAATGTGTGTACACATATGGTCGATATCGACTATTATCAAGCGAAACTCTACCCAGGCAACTATGATTTCTGGATGGAATCCTCTCAACTCATTCAACGCTTAATGGCGGATCGTAATAAGAAAAAAGAAGAACGCATGGAAGAACTCAAAGCGTTCATCGCGAGATTTAGTGCGAACTTATCGAAATCTCGCCAAGCGACTTCGCGTAAAAAATCCTTAGAAAAAATTCAACTCGAAGACATTGTTCCGAGCTTAAGAAAATACCCTTTTATTGGGTTTGATATTGAAAAAGCACTGGGTAAAGATGTCATCGAAGTCGATAACATCAGCTATACCCATGATGGTATCACTTTATTTAAGAATGTATCGTTTATGATGACCAGAGGCGATAAAGTTGCGT
Proteins encoded in this window:
- a CDS encoding AAA domain-containing protein yields the protein MALKKNLLLEALDRQRELMRQEERKPDGSVPTICTDEILRDIATKKPLKVSDFLGIAGVSETFMDKYATRFLNVIKIYQTMVSEEKEVSKEAYKVLDHYKDRLTNISRTNPNLYVGRMDKTQRFDLTHVMNEEMSLFLLSPKKTSYTFKIESETLLNHLTTLYREVNKTYKETGSYDLYIATLFIEGIFKKDLFAIKSPLLFIPVKLVREKRVFKLIKDLDKDILLNKDLVLATNKLDQISVSIETPPIKEYSDKVIKEVVVPFYKSHGLDIHLGDFNTYEPFKSELKETFMKKKKGVFETHRYLVLGRYQLFSSELQKDMADILKQHKYNVLLEGLIEESGLDKPEKALNYEISSGSIDEDKISYINDLNYAQEKVIELLNREKKLVVWGPPGTGKSQTITSLIASSILKGENVLIVSEKKVALDVIYKRLKSAAKYVMFIDDIENKPYFYQKVAQMLDTTAPKRTVDNDIYRLETEIKQLLQTMDQALDLMYHQKVQDIPIYQLYERFIKDKDVHPALSPKHVTQAFTKAFGGLDFTVIKALELAFQKDSHLKNYLDYETILQTYPMVRTFEKAISRSSIAEYTVFHDAFTTTHQHYTQSGFFKKRKILKTFQQAEGAKLLYLTKKKKTSIQYIETIFKHPDLETYLFEHIKELNKLETKHDHLSKNEQKYLDMLIHDPLFKGISDIHKYRSYLFDALYTGFLEIFKAKNAKYLYIIEEYHQKQALLNARMADKRALSIESFEMELYKHALDLSNTKRVMEIKRVMELEHKPSLKAFISTYQVELLNHIKVWMMTPELVSALIPLQYGLFDLVIFDEASQMYVEKGIPAIYRAKKVVIAGDPKQLRPSALGFGRISDDDELYEQEVYKDIRLDAKSLLDLARYKYQETILNYHYRSNYEELIAFSNHAFYDGKLLVSPNANPSILPPIEYHYIKDGLFEKRQNLTEAKAVVQLLKKIFKERQKNETIGVITFNSAQRDAILDLIDQELFKQGVYQSYFEKELFRKEDNEDQSLFVKNIENVQGDERDIIIFSMGYAKNSQGVVERRFGWLNHEGGQNRLNVAITRAKQKIHFVSSLMPEEFKVEDLSGLGPRYLKSFMRYCYAISKKDSEIAKQVLSELHALETKTIPLNKLEQDIYDKLTKAGFTVEPKVGIGNYKVDLAIKDPNTANYVLGILCAIQREDVNSRRDLIHQERFLMARGWTPYRIFEANWYNHPQTIIKDIKEQLKAKGSAL
- a CDS encoding pyridoxamine 5'-phosphate oxidase family protein, yielding MDLQQAYTDMETLVLSMKSVVLSTIDDGGNPYTSCAPFGMFDGDYYIIISNMAKHTKYLRQRPIAGLLWIEDESKAQSVFFRKRLYLETAITLDITNHDVISMMTERLGDAVKSFLSMDFTIVKCTPIQGQLVLGAGSAFEVNGKALEPIRGAGHRPSKS
- a CDS encoding ABC-F family ATP-binding cassette domain-containing protein; amino-acid sequence: MITVSNLSLVFPDKKLFEDVNIKFTAGNCYGVIGANGAGKSTFLKILSGEKESTKGDVIIEKNKRLATLKQNQNAYDHLTVMETVIMGHKELYDIMKQKEVLYAKVDFTEAEGFLLADLEVRFAELDGWNAEVEVEKLLNGLNVPQEDFYKPMADVLPKHKVKVLLAQALFGNPDILLLDEPTNHLDFEAIHWLEEFLINYENTVITVSHDRHFLNNVCTHMVDIDYYQAKLYPGNYDFWMESSQLIQRLMADRNKKKEERMEELKAFIARFSANLSKSRQATSRKKSLEKIQLEDIVPSLRKYPFIGFDIEKALGKDVIEVDNISYTHDGITLFKNVSFMMTRGDKVALLGDNDLAKTALLRILAGELQPTTGNIKWGQTVQKAYFPADNEPYFQSNMNLIEWLRQYSKEPAESYIRGFLGRMLFTGDQPLKEVKYLSGGEKMRCMFSKLMMSNANTLLIDSPTNHLDLESIEAVNNGLSNYQGAIILSSHDHRLLDTVCNKIVEVGDLGSIQYQGTLDEYITNENIKQRLKSIYNA